In Syntrophotaleaceae bacterium, a genomic segment contains:
- a CDS encoding glycosyltransferase: MQPVHVMHIRDGRGIFGAERVILALLKNYDRKEFKISLLCMKRGDGASNSLIEEARNLGVSVFTVDIKGKLDLSGILKIRRLFQSEKVSIFHSHDFKSDFYGWLASQGLKVQRIATAHGSTRDSLRKKFYLLFNEKVIWRQFHKIITVSKELEADLLDAGLSKKQVVTVRNGLDFSTLECRLDRIMGSPIPPQCKGRKVFAVIGRLYPDKGHIIFLDAFAKVIGTGKDICALVVGDGPFRTHIEAHVNRLGLNQVIHMLGVRSDMGRLYKDIDCLVIPSLREGLPYVLLEAMAMEVNVIATKVGEIPSIIEDGVNGLLVSPGDATGLAKSIESYLEKNEFHSNWKALGKEKILREFSAESMTRNIESIYRHSSL, from the coding sequence ATGCAACCTGTTCATGTGATGCATATCAGGGACGGCCGCGGAATTTTTGGCGCTGAAAGGGTAATACTTGCTCTACTTAAAAATTATGACAGAAAGGAATTTAAAATCTCGCTCTTGTGTATGAAACGAGGCGACGGTGCCAGTAATTCCTTGATTGAAGAGGCCAGAAATCTAGGAGTATCGGTTTTTACAGTCGATATTAAAGGAAAGCTGGACCTTTCGGGTATACTGAAAATTCGACGATTGTTCCAAAGTGAGAAGGTATCCATTTTTCATTCCCATGACTTTAAGTCGGATTTTTATGGATGGTTGGCTTCACAAGGATTGAAAGTCCAACGTATTGCAACGGCCCATGGTTCAACCAGGGATTCCCTGAGGAAAAAATTTTATTTGCTCTTTAATGAGAAGGTTATTTGGAGACAATTTCATAAGATAATAACTGTATCGAAAGAGTTGGAAGCAGACCTTTTGGATGCAGGGTTATCCAAAAAACAGGTTGTTACTGTACGAAACGGTCTTGATTTTTCTACATTGGAGTGTAGGTTAGACCGCATTATGGGCTCGCCTATTCCCCCCCAATGCAAGGGGCGAAAGGTATTTGCAGTTATAGGTCGCCTTTATCCAGACAAGGGGCATATTATTTTTCTTGATGCATTTGCGAAAGTCATAGGGACTGGAAAGGATATTTGCGCCCTAGTGGTCGGGGATGGTCCTTTTCGCACCCATATTGAGGCTCATGTAAACCGTTTGGGGTTGAACCAGGTGATTCACATGTTAGGTGTCCGTTCCGATATGGGAAGGCTGTATAAGGATATTGATTGCCTCGTCATACCGTCTCTACGTGAAGGTCTGCCCTATGTTTTGTTGGAAGCCATGGCTATGGAGGTAAATGTCATTGCAACCAAAGTCGGGGAAATCCCATCGATAATTGAAGATGGGGTTAATGGCCTGCTTGTTTCTCCTGGGGATGCGACGGGACTTGCAAAGTCCATTGAGAGCTACCTTGAAAAGAATGAATTTCATTCCAATTGGAAGGCCTTGGGGAAAGAAAAGATTCTTAGGGAATTTTCAGCAGAAAGTATGACTCGGAATATCGAAAGTATTTATAGACACTCTTCTTTATAA
- a CDS encoding glycosyltransferase: MKNEKGKKINILFIIDFIASKYGMVGGAERQLIDRIRYIDKSRFNPVLCCLQKRFHNEIFDKILCKNEIIHFYSFKSLKLPYKIFLLWKLIVKNKIDIVETTFFDSIFLGVITARLAKVPYVISCRRDMGFWYDKKLLFFLKILNRITDRILVNSESIKEITKGAEKITPCKIDVIKNGIDIEKFTLVEASDFVREFSQIDVGNKIVGIVANFNRKVKRVDLFIKALSEVLKTGYDCKFVIIGDGKLKKELVTLSETLGVADHLVWVGRKDNPISYIKSFNVGVICSDSEGFCNALLEYMAAGIPIVATNVGGNPELIEEGKNGFLVPPDDHHALAEAILKLLNDENLADKMGCAGARLVNEKYDWNIKIKEYEKYYQRLVGDYCIDEHTGLSGSE; encoded by the coding sequence ATGAAAAATGAAAAGGGGAAAAAAATAAATATTCTGTTCATAATTGATTTCATAGCTTCCAAATATGGAATGGTAGGTGGGGCTGAAAGACAATTGATAGATAGAATTCGGTACATTGATAAAAGCCGATTTAATCCGGTTTTATGTTGTTTACAAAAGAGATTTCATAATGAAATTTTTGATAAGATTTTATGTAAAAACGAGATAATCCATTTTTATTCTTTTAAGTCTTTAAAGCTACCTTATAAAATATTTTTACTTTGGAAATTAATCGTAAAAAACAAGATTGACATTGTTGAAACAACCTTTTTTGATTCAATTTTTTTAGGAGTAATTACAGCTAGGCTCGCTAAAGTTCCTTACGTTATCTCCTGCAGAAGGGATATGGGATTTTGGTATGATAAAAAATTGCTTTTTTTTCTTAAAATTCTCAATCGAATTACCGATAGGATTTTAGTTAATTCAGAAAGTATAAAAGAAATTACAAAAGGAGCAGAAAAAATTACTCCCTGTAAGATTGATGTTATTAAAAATGGAATTGATATAGAAAAATTCACCTTGGTTGAAGCTAGTGATTTTGTCCGTGAATTTTCACAGATTGATGTAGGGAACAAAATTGTTGGCATTGTGGCGAACTTCAATAGAAAGGTAAAACGTGTAGATCTTTTCATAAAGGCACTATCTGAAGTTCTAAAAACAGGATACGATTGTAAATTTGTGATTATTGGAGATGGAAAGTTAAAAAAAGAACTTGTTACCCTCTCAGAAACTTTAGGGGTTGCAGACCATTTGGTTTGGGTCGGTCGCAAGGATAATCCTATTTCATACATCAAAAGTTTTAACGTAGGTGTTATTTGCTCTGACTCCGAAGGGTTTTGCAATGCCTTATTAGAGTATATGGCTGCTGGAATCCCAATAGTAGCTACGAATGTTGGCGGGAACCCAGAATTGATCGAGGAAGGGAAGAACGGTTTTTTGGTTCCACCCGATGATCATCATGCTTTGGCTGAGGCAATTTTAAAGCTATTAAATGATGAGAATTTAGCGGATAAAATGGGATGTGCAGGAGCGCGTCTTGTGAATGAAAAATATGATTGGAATATAAAGATAAAAGAATATGAAAAATATTACCAAAGATTAGTTGGAGATTATTGCATAGACGAACATACAGGA